In Paracoccaceae bacterium Fryx2, a single genomic region encodes these proteins:
- the serB gene encoding phosphoserine phosphatase SerB has protein sequence MFIATLLTDPARPTLDRTTVESLRNAWGGGEAVWLDPGVAAEFAVAAMPANRWEAWQGLQGLGVDLVVQAAAGRAKRLLLADMDSTMIRQECIDELADEAGVGAHVAGITARAMNGELPFEAALRERVALLKGLPEAVIERVFANRITMMPGGRELVATMKAQGSYAALVSGGFTAFTRPVAAALGFDENRANVLHIAGGVLTGTVAEPILGREAKVQALEEISARLGILEADVLAVGDGANDLGMLGRAGAGVALHAKPSVAAQCDIRINHGDLTALLFIQGYSRAEFAAA, from the coding sequence ATGTTCATTGCCACCCTGCTGACCGACCCCGCCCGTCCCACGCTTGACCGCACCACGGTCGAGTCTCTGCGCAATGCCTGGGGCGGGGGCGAGGCGGTGTGGCTTGACCCCGGCGTGGCGGCGGAGTTTGCCGTGGCGGCCATGCCCGCGAACCGCTGGGAGGCGTGGCAGGGCTTGCAGGGGCTGGGCGTCGATCTGGTGGTGCAGGCGGCGGCGGGGCGGGCCAAGCGGCTGCTGCTTGCCGACATGGACAGCACGATGATCCGGCAGGAATGCATCGACGAACTGGCCGACGAGGCCGGGGTCGGGGCGCATGTCGCGGGCATCACGGCGCGGGCGATGAACGGCGAGTTGCCGTTCGAGGCGGCGCTGCGCGAACGTGTGGCGCTGCTGAAAGGGCTGCCGGAGGCAGTTATCGAACGGGTGTTCGCCAATCGCATCACGATGATGCCCGGCGGGCGGGAACTGGTGGCGACGATGAAGGCGCAGGGAAGTTACGCCGCGCTGGTGTCGGGCGGCTTCACCGCCTTCACCCGGCCGGTGGCGGCGGCGCTGGGGTTTGACGAGAACCGGGCGAACGTGCTGCACATCGCGGGCGGGGTGCTGACCGGGACGGTGGCGGAACCCATTCTCGGCCGCGAAGCCAAGGTGCAGGCGCTGGAGGAGATTTCCGCCCGGCTGGGAATCCTGGAAGCTGACGTGCTGGCGGTGGGGGATGGGGCGAACGATCTGGGGATGCTGGGGCGCGCCGGGGCCGGGGTGGCGCTGCACGCCAAGCCCAGCGTCGCGGCACAGTGCGACATCCGCATAAACCACGGCGACCTGACGGCGCTGCTGTTCATCCAGGGCTACAGCCGCGCGGAATTCGCCGCGGCCTGA
- a CDS encoding phosphoserine transaminase: MSDLQAPATRPANPRFSSGPCAKIPQYSLDMLSDAPLGRSHRASVGKAKLKRAIDLTREILGVPAGYRIGIVPGSDTGAVEMAMWSLLGQRPVEMLAWESFGEGWVTDAVKQLKLDATVRKAAYGEVVDLAEVDFDKDVVFTWNGTTSGVRLANGDAIPANRAGLTICDATSAAFAMDLPWDKLDVVTFSWQKVLGGEGAHGMLILGPRAVERLESYTPAWPLPKIFRLTAKGKLIEGIFEGETINTPSMLAVEDYLVALDWAKAIGGLPALVARAEANTAVVAAFVAANDWIANLAVDPATASTTSVCLKFTDPRITDGAAFAKAVAKRLEKAGVALDVGAYRDAPPGLRIWCGSTVEASDVEALMPWIAYAFHAEIAELARVA, from the coding sequence ATGTCTGATCTGCAAGCACCGGCCACGCGCCCGGCAAATCCGCGCTTTTCCTCTGGCCCCTGCGCCAAGATCCCCCAATATTCGCTGGACATGCTGTCGGACGCGCCGCTCGGCCGGTCGCACCGCGCCTCGGTCGGCAAGGCCAAGCTGAAACGCGCCATCGACCTGACGCGCGAGATTCTCGGCGTGCCCGCAGGCTATCGCATCGGCATCGTGCCGGGGTCCGACACCGGCGCGGTCGAAATGGCGATGTGGTCGCTGCTGGGGCAACGCCCGGTGGAAATGCTGGCCTGGGAGAGCTTTGGCGAAGGCTGGGTCACCGACGCGGTGAAGCAGCTCAAACTCGACGCCACGGTGCGCAAGGCCGCCTATGGCGAGGTCGTCGATCTGGCAGAGGTCGATTTCGACAAGGACGTGGTCTTCACCTGGAACGGCACCACCTCGGGCGTGCGTCTGGCCAATGGCGATGCCATTCCGGCCAACCGCGCCGGCCTGACCATCTGCGACGCGACCTCGGCCGCCTTTGCGATGGACCTGCCGTGGGACAAGCTCGATGTCGTCACCTTCTCCTGGCAGAAGGTGCTGGGTGGCGAGGGCGCGCACGGCATGCTGATCCTTGGCCCCCGCGCGGTGGAACGGCTGGAAAGCTACACCCCCGCCTGGCCGCTGCCCAAGATTTTCCGGCTGACCGCGAAGGGCAAACTGATCGAAGGCATCTTTGAAGGCGAGACCATCAACACGCCGTCGATGCTGGCGGTGGAAGACTACCTCGTGGCGCTCGACTGGGCGAAGGCCATCGGCGGGCTGCCCGCCCTGGTCGCTCGCGCCGAGGCCAATACCGCGGTCGTCGCGGCCTTCGTGGCTGCCAACGACTGGATCGCCAACCTCGCGGTCGATCCCGCCACCGCCTCCACCACCTCGGTCTGCCTGAAGTTCACCGACCCGCGCATCACCGACGGCGCCGCCTTCGCCAAGGCCGTGGCCAAGCGGCTGGAAAAGGCGGGCGTTGCCCTGGATGTCGGCGCTTACCGCGACGCGCCTCCCGGCCTGCGCATCTGGTGCGGCTCGACGGTCGAAGCGTCCGATGTCGAAGCCCTGATGCCGTGGATCGCCTACGCGTTCCACGCCGAAATCGCCGAACTGGCCAGGGTCGCCTGA
- the zapE gene encoding cell division protein ZapE, protein MRQTLTEIYETRVATGDLRPDPAQHGVLVALEDLRAWLEAQPERRTGRFAGLFSRPVTPPKGLYLWGGVGRGKSMLMDLFTDATAIAAKRRVHFHAFMQEVHRAMHAARKKGVEDALAPFADSVIRDVRLLAFDEMQINDITDAMIVGRLFERLLAAGVVIVTTSNRPPEDLYKDGLNRALFLPFIALLRERMIVRELESPTDYRQHRLEGAQVYFTPAGKSGPAITAIWADLTGGAPGQPLHLPVNGREITLPRFANGVGRASFWDLCARPLGPADYLAIAAAVRVLILEDIPQLCASNYNEAKRFVTLIDALYEGRVRLVCSAADQPERLYIEGTGSFEFERTASRLRKMQAAGWGQ, encoded by the coding sequence ATGCGCCAGACCCTGACCGAAATCTACGAGACCCGCGTTGCAACCGGCGACCTGCGCCCCGACCCCGCGCAGCACGGCGTCCTCGTGGCGCTGGAAGACCTGCGCGCCTGGCTGGAGGCGCAGCCGGAACGGCGCACCGGGCGCTTTGCCGGCCTGTTTTCCCGCCCCGTGACCCCGCCGAAGGGGCTTTACCTCTGGGGCGGGGTCGGGCGCGGCAAGTCGATGCTGATGGACCTGTTCACCGACGCCACCGCCATTGCCGCCAAGCGCCGCGTGCATTTCCATGCCTTCATGCAAGAGGTCCACCGCGCCATGCACGCCGCCCGCAAGAAGGGGGTGGAGGATGCGCTAGCCCCCTTTGCCGACAGCGTGATCCGCGACGTGCGCCTGCTGGCCTTCGACGAGATGCAGATCAACGACATCACCGATGCAATGATCGTGGGGCGGCTGTTCGAGCGGCTTCTGGCGGCGGGCGTGGTGATCGTCACCACCTCGAACCGCCCGCCCGAGGATCTGTACAAGGACGGGCTGAACCGCGCTCTGTTCCTGCCGTTCATTGCGCTGCTGCGTGAACGAATGATCGTTCGGGAACTGGAAAGCCCGACCGATTATCGCCAGCACCGGCTGGAAGGGGCGCAGGTCTATTTCACCCCGGCGGGCAAGTCTGGCCCCGCCATCACCGCGATCTGGGCAGATCTGACCGGCGGGGCACCCGGCCAGCCGCTGCACCTGCCGGTCAACGGCCGCGAGATCACGCTGCCGCGTTTCGCCAACGGGGTGGGGCGCGCCTCGTTCTGGGATCTGTGCGCGCGCCCGCTGGGGCCGGCCGATTATCTGGCGATCGCCGCGGCGGTGCGGGTGCTGATACTGGAAGACATTCCGCAGCTTTGCGCCTCGAACTACAACGAGGCGAAACGCTTCGTCACCCTGATCGACGCGCTTTACGAGGGCCGGGTGCGGCTGGTCTGTTCCGCCGCCGACCAGCCGGAACGTCTGTATATCGAAGGCACCGGCTCGTTCGAATTCGAACGCACCGCCAGCAGGTTACGGAAAATGCAGGCGGCGGGCTGGGGGCAGTAG